From the Theobroma cacao cultivar B97-61/B2 chromosome 2, Criollo_cocoa_genome_V2, whole genome shotgun sequence genome, one window contains:
- the LOC18609397 gene encoding U4/U6 small nuclear ribonucleoprotein Prp31, which produces MATLADSFLADLDELSDNEADVLEEENDDVTNMEEDVDGDLADIEALNYDELDSVSKLQKTQRYIDIMQKVEDALEKGSDISNQGMVLEDDPEYQLIVDCNSLSVDIENEIVIIHNFIRDKYRLKFPELESLVHHPIDYARVVKKIGNEMDLTLVDLEGLLPSAIIMVVSVTASTTSGKPLPEDVLQKTIDACDRALALDMAKKKVLDFVESRMGYIAPNLSTIVGSAVAAKLMGTAGGLSALAKMPACNVQLLGAKKKTLAGFSTATSQFRVGYIEQTEIFQSTPPALRSRACRLLASKATLAARIDSTRGDPSGNAGRTLKDEIHKKIEKWQEPPPAKQPKPLPVPDSEPKKKRGGRRLRKMKERYAITDMRKLANRMQFGVPEESSLGDGLGEGYGMLGQAGSGKLRVSVGQSKLAAKVAKKFKEKHGGSSGATSGLTSSLAFTPVQGIELTNPQAHAHQLGSGTQSTYFSETGTFSKIKRT; this is translated from the exons ATG GCAACTCTTGCTGATTCATTTCTTGCGGACCTTGATGAATTATCGGACAACGAAGCCGATGTTCTC gaggaagaaaatgatgatGTCACCAACATGGAAGAAGATGTTGATGGTGACCTGGCCGATATTGAAGCCCTTAACTACGATGAGCTGGACAGCGTTTCGAAATTGCAAAAAACTCAGAGATACATTGATATAATGCAG AAAGTGGAAGATGCACTCGAGAAGGGTTCTGATATATCAAATCAGGGAATGGTATTGGAAGATGATCCTGAGTATCAGCTGATTGTGGACTGTAATTCACTATCGGTTGACATTGAGAATGAGATTGTTATTATCCATAATTTTATACGTGATAAGTACCGGTTGAAGTTTCCTGAGCTTGAATCACTTGTACATCATCCGATTGATTATGCTCGTGTAGTGAAAAAGATTGGCAATGAGATGGATTTAACCCTGGTTGATTTGGAAGGACTTTTGCCTTCGGCTATCATTATGGTTGTTTCAGTTACAGCATCGACTACTAGTGGCAAGCCACTTCCAGAAGATGTTCTTCAAAAAACTATTGATGCATGTGATCGTGCTCTTGCTTTAGACATGGCAAAGAAAAAGGTTCTTGATTTTGTAGAAAGTAGAATGGGATATATTGCACCAAATCTTTCTACTATTGTTGGGAGTGCTGTTGCTGCTAAACTTATGGGTACTGCTGGTGGTCTTTCAGCGTTAGCTAAGATGCCTGCTTGTAACGTTCAGCTGCTTGGTGCAAAGAAAAAGACCCTTGCAGGGTTTTCTACTGCAACGTCACAATTTCGTGTTGGTTATATTGAACAGACAGAGATTTTTCAATCTACACCCCCGGCTTTGAGAAGTCGTGCTTGCCGTCTCTTGGCTTCAAAAGCAACACTTGCGGCACGAATAGATTCTACTCGAGGGGATCCATCAGGGAATGCTGGAAGAACTCTGAAGGATGAGATCcataagaaaattgaaaagtgGCAAGAGCCACCTCCCGCAAAGCAGCCTAAACCCCTTCCTGTTCCTGATTCTGAAcctaagaaaaagagaggtgGCCGTCGCTTAAGGAAGATGAAGGAGAG GTATGCTATAACAGACATGAGGAAACTGGCAAACAGGATGCAATTTGGTGTACCTGAGGAGAGCTCCTtag GTGATGGACTCGGTGAAGGCTATGGAATGCTTGGTCAGGCTGGGAGTGGAAAACTGCGTGTATCAGTTGGTCAGAGCAAACTTGCGGCAAAAGTTGCTAAGAA GTTCAAGGAAAAGCATGGCGGAAGCAGTGGTGCTACCTCTGGACTGACTTCAAGTTTGGCATTCACACCTGTGCAG GGGATTGAGCTCACAAACCCTCAAGCTCATGCACATCAGCTTGGCAGTGGAACTCAAAGTACTTATTTCTCTGAGACTGGAACCTTTTCGAAGATCAAAAGGACATGA